A stretch of Arachis hypogaea cultivar Tifrunner chromosome 15, arahy.Tifrunner.gnm2.J5K5, whole genome shotgun sequence DNA encodes these proteins:
- the LOC112751061 gene encoding uncharacterized protein — MKQKLVIKVEMHCEKCRNKALTIAADVKGVTSVALEGDDKDQVVVTGSNINTICLLNQLNKKFKRSVSILTIEDLKKKEEEDKKKKEEEKKKKEEEEKKKKEELEKAYALLCHALNCSGKCDHCSKCEMTKCQCKCVIIACSKCKGKCEKCDKCEGPKCKCKCELACSKCEIPKCDGKCSKPLPQPYYINCPPWYNNPPPYYYNRVVYESNPDNCSIM; from the exons ATGAAG CAAAAACTTGTTATAAAGGTGGAAATGCATTGTGAAAAATGCAGAAACAAGGCGTTGACCATTGCTGCAGATGTCAAag GTGTAACTTCGGTGGCACTagaaggagatgacaaagaccAAGTAGTGGTTACCGGCAGCAATATCAACACGATTTGCCTTTTGAACCAGCTTAACAAGAAGTTCAAGCGTAGCGTGTCGATTCTCACAATAGAAGatttgaagaaaaaggaggaggaagacaagaagaagaaagaggaagagaagaaaaagaaagaagaagaagaaaagaaaaagaaggaagaactaGAGAAGGCATACGCCCTTTTGTGTCATGCATTGAATTGTTCTGGCAAGTGTGATCACTGCTCAAAGTGCGAGATGACGAAGTGTCAATGCAAGTGTGTCATTATTGCATGCTCAAAATGCAAGGGGAAGTGTGAAAAGTGTGACAAGTGTGAAGGCCCCAAATGCAAATGCAAGTGTGAGTTGGCATGTTCAAAGTGTGAAATCCCTAAGTGTGATGGAAAATGTTCTAAGCCTCTTCCACAACCATACTACATTAATTGCCCTCCATGGTACAATAATCCTCCACCTTACTACTACAATAGGGTTGTTTATGAATCAAACCCTGACAATTGCTCCATCATGTGA